From Levilactobacillus zymae, a single genomic window includes:
- a CDS encoding peptidylprolyl isomerase, whose protein sequence is MTKFPQIDLANAKGPQVTVETSMGTILLQLFPEQAPKTVENFVTHAKAGYYDGLTFHRVIPNFMIQGGDPTGTGMGGESIWGQPFEDEFSPELYNLRGALSMANAGPNTNGSQFFIVQDKDMTEQMQGQMKDAGFPEEIVKAYQNGGTPWLDFRHTVFGQVIKGMDVVDAIAGVETDASDQPATPVTMDKVTVQE, encoded by the coding sequence ATGACAAAGTTTCCACAAATTGATTTGGCGAACGCCAAGGGCCCGCAAGTGACGGTTGAAACGTCAATGGGTACGATTTTGCTGCAGCTCTTTCCCGAACAAGCCCCGAAAACGGTTGAAAACTTTGTAACGCACGCGAAGGCCGGCTACTACGACGGGTTAACGTTCCACCGGGTAATTCCTAACTTTATGATTCAGGGGGGCGATCCCACCGGTACCGGAATGGGTGGCGAAAGTATCTGGGGCCAACCCTTTGAAGACGAGTTTTCACCGGAGCTCTATAACTTGCGGGGGGCTCTTTCCATGGCTAATGCGGGTCCTAACACCAATGGTAGTCAATTCTTTATCGTTCAAGATAAGGATATGACGGAGCAGATGCAAGGTCAGATGAAGGATGCTGGGTTCCCCGAGGAAATTGTGAAGGCTTATCAAAACGGCGGGACGCCGTGGCTAGATTTCCGGCACACGGTCTTTGGTCAAGTGATCAAGGGGATGGACGTGGTCGATGCCATTGCCGGGGTCGAGACGGATGCCAGTGATCAGCCGGCAACACCGGTAACCATGGATAAAGTAACGGTTCAAGAATAA
- a CDS encoding glycosyltransferase family 2 protein, with protein sequence MGNLFIDSLFKATWVETLANICLLILCLYPVVGSFFWFAGSLSYRFLKTNKRDTDWQNIPANRQPMITIMIPAHNEEVMIEETITYLFEKLNYQNFEALVMNDGSTDHTAEIIARLQDRYPRLRTVEIVKNKGKAHAFNIGMYFAKGEYILSNDADTIPEPDALMKYMNFFTHARDMNTSAVTANMDVQNRTTLLGKSQTVEFSSIVGVIKRSQTSVNDSMYAYSGANTLYRKQFLIDVGGFRQNRATEDISIAWDHQMIGAVPRFAPNVVFHMNVPETLRDLYHQRKRWAQGGTEVWLTNIKKFLRHPIAHRYQLSMFVDSTLSIVWSFFFVITGVAFLLLMAYFALTGNDERLFHGFVMSFIFVTFELFAGFMQLLAALILDHHGAKLKYLIFAPLYMLFYWMVNPITVVMTFIPALKTILGFGSGTWVSPKRRSLQGQEKTK encoded by the coding sequence ATGGGAAATTTGTTTATCGATAGCCTCTTCAAGGCCACTTGGGTGGAGACCCTGGCGAATATCTGTTTACTGATCCTGTGCCTGTACCCGGTAGTTGGATCGTTTTTCTGGTTCGCCGGCTCCCTGTCGTACCGGTTCTTAAAGACCAACAAGCGCGACACCGACTGGCAGAATATCCCGGCCAACCGCCAACCAATGATCACCATCATGATCCCGGCACACAACGAAGAGGTCATGATCGAAGAGACCATCACCTACCTGTTTGAAAAATTAAATTATCAAAACTTCGAGGCCCTGGTGATGAACGACGGGTCGACCGACCACACCGCCGAAATCATCGCCCGGCTACAGGACCGTTACCCGCGGTTACGAACGGTCGAAATCGTCAAGAACAAGGGCAAGGCCCACGCCTTTAACATCGGCATGTACTTCGCCAAGGGGGAGTACATCCTGAGTAACGACGCCGATACGATTCCGGAACCCGACGCGCTGATGAAGTACATGAACTTCTTCACCCACGCGCGCGACATGAACACCTCGGCGGTCACGGCCAACATGGACGTGCAGAACCGCACGACGTTACTGGGGAAGTCCCAGACCGTGGAATTTTCCAGCATCGTGGGGGTCATCAAGCGGAGTCAGACCTCGGTCAACGATTCGATGTACGCCTATAGCGGGGCCAACACGCTGTACCGCAAGCAATTTCTGATCGACGTGGGGGGCTTTCGGCAAAACCGGGCCACCGAGGACATCAGTATCGCCTGGGATCACCAGATGATTGGCGCGGTCCCACGGTTTGCGCCCAATGTGGTCTTTCACATGAACGTCCCCGAGACCTTACGCGACCTGTATCACCAGCGCAAACGCTGGGCGCAGGGGGGCACGGAGGTCTGGCTGACCAACATCAAGAAGTTCCTGCGCCACCCGATTGCCCACCGCTACCAGTTGTCGATGTTCGTGGATTCGACGTTGTCGATCGTCTGGTCGTTTTTCTTCGTGATTACCGGCGTCGCGTTTTTACTGCTCATGGCCTATTTTGCGCTGACCGGCAACGACGAGCGGCTGTTTCACGGGTTCGTGATGTCGTTTATCTTCGTGACCTTTGAACTGTTTGCCGGGTTTATGCAGCTGTTGGCGGCGCTGATTTTAGACCACCACGGTGCCAAATTGAAGTACCTGATCTTTGCGCCGCTGTACATGTTATTTTATTGGATGGTCAATCCCATTACCGTGGTGATGACCTTCATTCCGGCCCTAAAAACCATCCTAGGCTTTGGCTCGGGTACCTGGGTCAGTCCCAAGCGTCGGTCGCTACAGGGCCAGGAGAAAACCAAATAG
- a CDS encoding antibiotic biosynthesis monooxygenase: MLQSIALTFGSEEVLTKLMAAHPDREFVLLANSTGDDDGLQLLDVSGQPSIFATHFDYRVNCHQGVNDWHGFFEFSYFEFNQDTADVFEAKANRLAANPLPTGLRALYLLTKVNDRGSYILLTQWDNSQSYTLWRHSPVFTPLDRYATSANHFHSAGYKRATIKAVQ; the protein is encoded by the coding sequence ATGTTACAAAGTATTGCGTTAACGTTCGGAAGCGAAGAAGTGCTGACCAAGCTCATGGCCGCTCATCCCGATCGTGAATTTGTCCTTTTAGCCAACTCAACTGGCGATGATGATGGCCTGCAACTGTTGGATGTCTCCGGACAACCCAGCATTTTTGCTACGCACTTTGACTATCGGGTCAACTGCCACCAGGGGGTCAACGATTGGCACGGTTTCTTTGAGTTTAGTTACTTTGAATTCAATCAAGACACCGCCGACGTCTTCGAAGCCAAGGCGAACCGCTTAGCCGCTAACCCGTTGCCCACAGGTTTACGGGCACTCTACCTACTCACCAAGGTTAATGACCGGGGCAGCTACATTCTACTGACCCAATGGGACAACAGTCAGTCTTACACGCTGTGGCGGCATTCACCGGTCTTCACACCACTTGACCGGTATGCCACGAGTGCCAACCACTTCCACTCAGCCGGCTACAAGCGAGCAACTATCAAGGCCGTTCAATAA
- a CDS encoding nitroreductase family protein — METLKLLHARQAVRQYTGQLTDEQLQTILAAGNAAPVGMGQYADYRLIVIQDPQILQQMSQIYAAPTVIVVATRQPDHMALLSAGIIAHNLELAAEDLGLGANYNLAGLASIPHTVLPAGFTAVFSLTLGQTTQPFTPRQIPADRIKTKIIK, encoded by the coding sequence ATGGAAACGTTAAAATTACTGCACGCACGCCAAGCGGTCCGCCAATACACGGGGCAACTGACCGACGAGCAACTACAGACGATCCTAGCGGCGGGCAACGCCGCCCCGGTCGGCATGGGCCAGTATGCCGATTATCGCCTCATCGTCATTCAGGACCCGCAGATTCTACAACAAATGTCTCAAATCTATGCAGCGCCCACGGTCATCGTGGTGGCCACTCGCCAGCCGGACCACATGGCCCTACTATCGGCCGGGATCATCGCCCACAATCTGGAACTGGCTGCCGAAGATTTAGGCTTAGGCGCCAATTATAACCTGGCCGGCCTGGCCAGCATCCCGCACACGGTGTTGCCGGCCGGATTTACGGCCGTCTTTAGCCTGACCCTGGGCCAAACCACGCAGCCCTTTACGCCCCGCCAAATTCCGGCCGACCGGATCAAGACTAAAATTATCAAATAA
- a CDS encoding VTT domain-containing protein translates to MGYLIDFVLHIDDHLVNIVNTFGHSTYLILFAIVFVETGAVILPFLPGDSLLFAAAALAANPAYGLNIWVFVGLFLLAAIGGDSLNFYLGHHAGAALSNHSWFGRLINKDKLAQSEKFFRKHGPLAIFLGRFMPIIRTFVPFTAAGSQFPFRRFLQYNVSAALTWVIICCGGGYFFGNIPFVKAHFSAVVLGIIVISLIPAVVGWLRGRRHPHQPERHQASVQNLSEDD, encoded by the coding sequence ATGGGCTATTTAATCGATTTCGTCTTACACATTGATGATCACTTGGTCAACATCGTGAACACCTTTGGGCATTCAACCTATCTCATCTTGTTTGCGATCGTCTTTGTTGAAACCGGGGCGGTGATTCTGCCGTTTCTCCCGGGAGACTCGTTACTTTTCGCGGCAGCGGCCTTAGCCGCTAACCCCGCCTATGGGTTGAACATCTGGGTGTTCGTGGGACTGTTTCTCTTGGCTGCTATCGGCGGTGATAGTCTAAACTTCTATCTAGGACACCACGCCGGGGCCGCCCTCTCGAATCACTCGTGGTTCGGTCGTCTGATTAATAAGGATAAATTGGCTCAATCCGAAAAGTTCTTCCGCAAACATGGCCCCCTAGCAATTTTCCTGGGGCGGTTCATGCCGATTATCCGGACATTTGTGCCGTTTACCGCGGCCGGGTCTCAATTTCCATTCCGCCGCTTCCTTCAATACAACGTTAGTGCAGCACTCACTTGGGTCATCATCTGCTGTGGAGGGGGTTATTTCTTCGGCAATATTCCGTTTGTCAAAGCGCATTTCTCCGCGGTGGTCTTAGGGATCATCGTAATTTCCCTAATCCCCGCAGTGGTTGGCTGGTTACGTGGCCGGCGGCATCCACACCAACCCGAGCGGCACCAGGCTTCCGTCCAGAATTTATCTGAAGATGATTAG
- a CDS encoding TIGR01906 family membrane protein: MTRLNRWGGLTAVILVLISLSVTLTINAVWLYRLDIGWLHISQDVHLSASVLMHNYGQLLAYLELPWVTELNMSNFPTSFTGMIHFEDVKRLFLLDHVVLIVSLVPAGWYLRQLARRAEQWRLLRPMQVAAVVPVALAGCMAVNFNGFFIAFHQVLFRNNDWLFDPNLDPVITALPDIFFLHCFILAFGLFELGVALLYGWGRRAIQRV; this comes from the coding sequence TTGACTAGGCTAAATCGTTGGGGCGGCCTGACCGCCGTAATTTTAGTGCTGATTAGCCTGAGCGTGACGTTAACCATCAATGCCGTCTGGTTGTATCGGTTGGACATTGGATGGTTGCACATCAGTCAGGATGTCCATCTGTCGGCGTCGGTTTTAATGCATAACTATGGTCAATTGCTGGCTTATCTGGAATTGCCCTGGGTGACGGAGCTGAACATGAGCAACTTTCCCACGTCATTTACGGGGATGATTCACTTTGAGGACGTTAAACGGCTCTTTTTGCTCGACCACGTGGTGCTGATCGTGAGTCTAGTCCCCGCCGGCTGGTATTTGCGACAGTTGGCGCGGCGAGCGGAACAGTGGCGTTTACTCCGGCCGATGCAGGTGGCAGCGGTGGTGCCTGTGGCTTTGGCGGGGTGTATGGCCGTTAATTTTAACGGGTTTTTCATTGCCTTTCACCAGGTCCTGTTTCGCAACAACGATTGGTTATTTGATCCGAACCTCGATCCCGTGATTACGGCGCTACCCGATATCTTTTTTCTACATTGTTTTATTCTCGCGTTTGGGTTGTTTGAGTTGGGCGTCGCTCTCCTGTATGGGTGGGGACGGCGTGCCATTCAGCGAGTTTAA
- the spxA gene encoding transcriptional regulator SpxA: protein MTVTLYTTPSCSSCRKARHWLDAHGIAYREQNMLTAPLTIADIKAILRLTEEGTAEIISTRSKAYRDLDVAVDDLPLQALYELILQNPTLLRRPIIMDDRRLQVGYNDEEIRRFLPRQIRELARHRARQRAEG, encoded by the coding sequence ATGACTGTGACACTCTATACGACCCCAAGTTGTTCATCTTGCCGCAAAGCGCGCCATTGGCTGGACGCCCACGGTATCGCGTATCGCGAGCAGAATATGTTGACGGCTCCCCTGACGATTGCCGATATTAAGGCCATTTTACGGCTAACCGAAGAGGGAACCGCGGAAATTATTTCCACACGCTCCAAGGCCTATCGGGACCTGGACGTTGCGGTTGATGATCTTCCCCTGCAAGCCCTGTATGAGTTAATCTTACAGAATCCGACGTTGTTGCGGCGACCAATCATCATGGATGATCGACGGCTGCAGGTAGGGTATAATGATGAAGAAATCCGCCGGTTTTTACCCCGTCAGATTCGTGAATTAGCCCGACACCGAGCACGGCAACGGGCTGAGGGGTAA
- a CDS encoding PadR family transcriptional regulator produces MIPFLILGLLKEEAGSYGYELLTYMRERHFDYVIHYTKGSFYYNLQQLEAKALLEQLPAATPGTKETRYQLTAAGETEFRRLFEKYGRVNDTTAMAFYAVLLFADQAPDLMPALLAFQITATKKKIRLTEESLQTTPDLPNNYSRILANTVKHHRVNLQWFRQLQQTYR; encoded by the coding sequence ATGATTCCCTTCTTGATCCTAGGCTTATTAAAAGAAGAAGCCGGCTCCTACGGCTACGAACTACTGACCTACATGCGCGAACGGCACTTCGACTACGTCATCCACTACACCAAGGGGTCGTTTTATTACAACCTCCAGCAACTGGAGGCCAAGGCCCTCTTGGAACAACTGCCCGCCGCCACGCCGGGGACCAAGGAGACGCGTTACCAGTTGACCGCCGCCGGGGAGACGGAATTTCGCCGACTTTTCGAAAAATATGGTCGGGTCAACGACACCACCGCCATGGCCTTCTACGCGGTCCTACTCTTCGCCGACCAGGCACCCGACTTGATGCCCGCGTTACTGGCCTTTCAAATCACTGCGACCAAAAAGAAGATTCGGCTCACGGAGGAATCGCTGCAAACCACGCCCGACCTGCCCAATAATTATTCCCGAATTCTGGCCAACACGGTCAAACACCACCGGGTCAACCTGCAGTGGTTCCGGCAACTACAGCAAACCTACCGGTAG
- a CDS encoding MBL fold metallo-hydrolase has product MDLTVLGCYGGYPYNGIGTSSYLITSGHYHLLLDCGSGALTALQRYLDPLQLDAVLLTHYHHDHTADVGVLQYLWQLAAGKKKEPVLPIYGHTADADHFAGLTWPGATQGVAYDPQQSLVLGPLTLTFGATHHPVPAYAPIITENATGKRLAFTADTAAFPALATWAQGVDVLLADTNFYADHQGTAWHLTSTQAGQLARDAQVKRLLLTHLPQTGSLAQLQAEAQAAAGDEIPTAVVQAGATYRI; this is encoded by the coding sequence ATGGATTTAACGGTTTTGGGATGTTACGGGGGTTACCCGTACAACGGCATTGGGACCAGTAGTTACCTGATTACCAGCGGACACTATCACCTCTTATTGGATTGCGGGAGTGGGGCGTTAACGGCCTTACAACGGTATTTAGATCCGCTTCAACTGGATGCCGTTTTGTTGACCCACTATCATCATGATCATACGGCGGACGTGGGGGTGTTGCAATATCTGTGGCAACTCGCAGCGGGGAAGAAAAAAGAACCCGTCCTCCCCATTTATGGCCATACCGCTGACGCGGACCACTTTGCGGGACTAACCTGGCCCGGCGCTACGCAGGGGGTAGCCTATGATCCCCAACAGTCACTGGTTTTAGGGCCACTTACCCTCACGTTCGGGGCGACACACCATCCAGTACCCGCTTATGCCCCCATCATTACGGAAAACGCAACGGGGAAGCGCCTAGCCTTTACGGCCGACACGGCGGCCTTTCCGGCTCTTGCCACCTGGGCGCAAGGCGTCGATGTCTTGCTCGCCGACACCAACTTCTACGCCGATCATCAAGGGACCGCCTGGCACTTAACCTCCACGCAAGCGGGGCAGTTGGCCCGTGACGCGCAAGTCAAGCGGCTCCTGTTGACGCACCTACCACAGACGGGTTCGCTAGCTCAACTGCAGGCCGAAGCCCAAGCTGCAGCGGGAGACGAGATTCCGACGGCGGTGGTTCAAGCGGGGGCCACTTACCGTATTTAA
- a CDS encoding TIGR01457 family HAD-type hydrolase, translating into MKDYQAYMIDLDGTVYAGSQRYPAAKRFIERLQAAQVPFKFVTNNTTKLPRDVVRNLADNHDIHVTPENVYTAGLATADFLDQRAGTTGKRTVYVVGEIGLRQALAAKGFTVDEEHPEYVVVGLDSDVTYEKFAKAILAIRSGSTFIGTNSDSNIPKARGLMPGAGALVDLVRYATQTAPIFVGKPEPIILNNSLAQLGVSADQALMVGDNYHTDIEAGIHAGVDTLLVYTGVSTPKQVAQEAIQPTYTVSSLDHWDLQAGPLD; encoded by the coding sequence GTGAAAGATTATCAAGCATACATGATTGACCTTGACGGGACGGTCTATGCCGGCTCTCAGCGGTACCCAGCGGCTAAGCGGTTCATCGAACGCCTGCAAGCCGCGCAGGTGCCCTTTAAGTTTGTCACCAATAACACCACTAAATTGCCCCGCGACGTGGTTCGGAATCTGGCGGACAATCATGATATTCACGTGACGCCGGAGAATGTCTATACGGCAGGGCTGGCAACGGCAGACTTTTTAGACCAACGGGCCGGGACGACAGGTAAGCGGACGGTCTACGTCGTGGGTGAGATTGGCCTACGCCAGGCCTTGGCCGCTAAAGGGTTCACGGTTGATGAGGAACATCCCGAGTACGTGGTGGTGGGATTGGATAGCGACGTGACCTACGAGAAGTTTGCCAAGGCCATTCTGGCCATTCGCAGTGGGTCGACGTTTATTGGCACCAATTCGGATTCCAATATTCCGAAGGCCCGCGGGCTGATGCCGGGAGCGGGAGCGTTGGTGGATCTCGTGCGGTACGCGACCCAGACGGCGCCCATTTTTGTGGGCAAGCCCGAACCCATTATTTTAAATAACTCACTGGCCCAATTAGGGGTGAGTGCGGATCAGGCATTGATGGTGGGGGATAATTACCACACGGATATTGAGGCCGGAATTCATGCGGGCGTCGATACGTTACTGGTGTATACCGGAGTATCCACCCCTAAGCAGGTTGCCCAAGAGGCTATTCAGCCGACCTATACGGTGTCGTCGCTAGATCATTGGGATCTGCAGGCGGGCCCGCTTGACTAG
- a CDS encoding EAL domain-containing protein, with product MSLDQLTHWLFWIAVVAALLFTGLVTFYFWYSRRQSNNYLENQDFDLRYFIQKQVDYRGRVTGYECLLRQRQDDGSWRLPKELGSLPLQRVIFLLEDTFKSLPSEPITLSINLEYEQIVSPEFRYFVRWALSKIEPMNLAVEYTARKPTQAYQKPLFLRRVHEARQYGMHFDIDNVGADLDNLRNIEWLLDEVDTLKCSMRVFRKTDPNVWLDLNLQFWNQLSQRRHINLVLMGIEDQADEHLAEQLNIRLRQGYRFGRPVDPQAAHTKEVTADGPTHATQD from the coding sequence ATGAGCTTGGACCAGTTGACTCATTGGTTGTTCTGGATTGCCGTCGTTGCAGCGCTCCTATTTACCGGATTGGTCACCTTTTATTTCTGGTATTCGCGGCGGCAGTCGAACAATTATCTGGAGAATCAAGACTTCGATCTGCGGTACTTTATTCAAAAACAGGTCGATTACCGGGGGCGGGTGACCGGTTACGAATGCCTCTTACGGCAACGCCAGGACGATGGCAGTTGGCGGCTCCCTAAAGAGTTAGGCTCATTACCATTACAGCGGGTAATTTTCCTGCTGGAAGACACGTTCAAATCGTTACCCAGCGAGCCTATTACCTTATCCATCAACCTCGAATACGAACAAATCGTGAGTCCCGAGTTTCGCTATTTCGTTCGTTGGGCGTTGTCGAAGATCGAACCCATGAACCTGGCGGTGGAATACACCGCGCGCAAACCCACCCAGGCCTACCAAAAGCCGTTATTTTTGCGGCGTGTCCACGAAGCCCGTCAGTACGGGATGCATTTTGATATCGACAACGTTGGGGCCGATTTGGACAACCTCCGCAACATTGAGTGGTTATTGGACGAGGTGGACACGCTAAAGTGCTCCATGCGGGTCTTTCGCAAGACCGACCCCAACGTCTGGTTGGACCTGAACCTTCAATTCTGGAATCAGCTCTCCCAACGCCGCCACATCAACTTGGTTTTAATGGGAATCGAAGACCAGGCCGACGAACATCTGGCCGAGCAACTAAACATTCGCTTACGGCAGGGGTACCGCTTTGGCCGCCCCGTCGACCCGCAAGCCGCGCACACCAAGGAGGTAACCGCCGATGGCCCAACCCATGCCACCCAAGACTGA
- a CDS encoding DUF2075 domain-containing protein — MTFPTSNAATAKISPDLPLTPQQAHLVQRLIDFTTTQLTTPHPAVFTLYGDAGTGKSVVLAHLFTQLQTLARTRPDSPLWGTTNYFLVNHPEILKVYREIAGHQAHLFKKDFQRPTTLINRLAQGKTTADVLVIDEAHLLLSQADHYNNFYGTNQLGSLLTSAKVIILVFDETQVLRFKSFWTEDRLETLLAPYPHQSYRLTHQFRMQASDALVRWINAFTHHELRPLPATGGPHYDLRVFDDAEAMRQAIVARNQAVGLSRIVSTSGYPSTLDGGRHYITEGRFHLPWDQYNYTATPWAELPRTIDEVGSIYTCQGFDLNYVGVILGPPICLTDQGLTVDLDKYTDVETFKRRTDLATDQLTAIKQQLVLNSVNVLMKRGVRGLYLYAHDPRLRHFLQHR; from the coding sequence GTGACTTTTCCAACCTCCAACGCAGCAACAGCTAAAATTTCACCAGACTTACCCTTAACGCCACAGCAGGCCCACTTAGTGCAACGGCTAATTGACTTCACCACCACGCAGCTCACCACCCCACATCCTGCCGTTTTCACCCTCTACGGGGATGCCGGAACCGGCAAAAGTGTGGTGTTAGCCCACTTATTCACTCAGCTGCAAACTCTGGCACGAACCAGACCGGACTCTCCACTGTGGGGAACGACCAACTACTTTTTAGTGAATCATCCGGAAATTCTCAAAGTCTACCGCGAGATTGCGGGACACCAAGCCCACCTGTTCAAAAAGGACTTTCAGCGACCGACCACGTTAATTAACCGGCTTGCCCAAGGGAAGACCACTGCCGACGTGCTGGTGATCGATGAGGCCCACCTGCTGCTCTCTCAAGCGGACCATTACAACAACTTCTACGGGACCAACCAACTTGGTTCCCTATTAACCAGCGCTAAGGTCATTATCCTGGTCTTTGACGAAACTCAGGTCTTGCGCTTCAAGAGTTTCTGGACGGAAGACCGGTTAGAGACGCTCCTAGCCCCTTACCCCCATCAAAGCTACCGGCTAACCCACCAATTCCGCATGCAGGCGAGTGATGCGCTGGTCCGGTGGATTAACGCGTTTACGCATCATGAGTTACGCCCCCTCCCCGCAACGGGTGGTCCGCATTACGATTTACGCGTCTTCGATGATGCCGAAGCCATGCGCCAAGCCATTGTGGCCCGTAACCAGGCCGTGGGATTATCACGAATTGTCTCTACGTCGGGCTACCCCTCCACTCTCGACGGCGGCCGCCACTATATTACGGAGGGCCGATTTCACCTTCCCTGGGACCAGTATAATTACACGGCCACGCCTTGGGCGGAACTGCCCCGGACCATTGATGAGGTGGGTTCCATTTATACCTGCCAGGGGTTTGATCTAAATTACGTAGGGGTAATTCTCGGTCCTCCCATTTGCTTGACGGACCAGGGACTAACGGTCGATCTTGACAAGTATACCGACGTGGAAACCTTTAAGCGGCGCACCGATCTCGCCACCGATCAGCTAACTGCTATTAAGCAACAGTTAGTCCTTAACTCGGTGAACGTTCTCATGAAACGGGGCGTCCGCGGGCTGTACCTGTACGCCCATGATCCCCGCTTACGTCATTTTTTACAGCACCGTTAA
- a CDS encoding CvfD/Ygs/GSP13 family RNA-binding post-transcriptional regulator, giving the protein MTFKIGQRVSGRVTGIQPYGAFVSLGGHRQGLIHISECHCGYVKDIHDYLRVNQEVNVVVLDIDEFTGKISLSLRCLEHLEPETAPNEHQRHHYWTNHRVAIGFKPIADRLAGWKAEATQRLNDQQAPL; this is encoded by the coding sequence ATGACGTTTAAGATTGGTCAGCGGGTTTCTGGTCGGGTAACCGGCATTCAACCTTACGGGGCATTTGTGAGCCTGGGGGGACATCGCCAGGGTTTGATTCATATTTCCGAATGCCACTGCGGGTACGTTAAAGATATTCACGATTACCTAAGGGTTAATCAGGAAGTGAATGTTGTGGTGCTGGATATTGACGAGTTCACGGGTAAGATTAGTCTATCCTTACGGTGTCTAGAGCATCTGGAACCCGAAACGGCGCCTAACGAGCATCAGCGGCATCACTACTGGACGAACCATCGAGTCGCCATCGGCTTTAAACCGATTGCCGACCGTTTGGCGGGCTGGAAAGCCGAAGCAACTCAACGTTTAAACGATCAGCAGGCCCCGTTATAG
- a CDS encoding phosphatidylglycerophosphatase A yields the protein MTKPITSLNKRTIDLLAQRGVSLEAIANLVVFLQKDYIQDLTLAMARDSVQTVLRKREVQNALITGIQLDMAAEQHSLLEPLQTIVERDEGLYGVDETMALSIVDLYGSIGFNNYGYIDRVKPGILQLLNAHEPGKIHTFLDDLVGAVAAAAAARLAHADQGEQDTPFD from the coding sequence ATGACTAAACCAATCACATCATTGAACAAACGGACGATCGATCTCCTGGCCCAACGTGGCGTTTCCCTAGAAGCCATCGCCAATCTTGTGGTGTTTCTGCAAAAGGATTACATCCAAGACCTCACCCTCGCCATGGCTCGCGACAGCGTCCAGACCGTTCTACGTAAACGCGAGGTCCAAAACGCCCTCATCACCGGGATTCAGTTGGACATGGCGGCCGAACAACACAGTCTCTTAGAGCCCCTGCAAACCATCGTTGAGCGCGACGAAGGCCTGTACGGTGTAGATGAAACGATGGCCCTCTCCATCGTCGACCTATACGGTTCCATCGGATTTAACAACTACGGCTATATCGACCGCGTCAAACCCGGTATCTTACAATTATTAAACGCCCACGAGCCCGGGAAAATCCATACCTTCCTAGACGACCTAGTGGGGGCCGTCGCCGCAGCTGCCGCGGCCCGGTTAGCCCACGCCGATCAAGGCGAACAAGATACGCCATTTGATTAG
- a CDS encoding adaptor protein MecA, whose amino-acid sequence MEMERINENTIRVVIGNDDLSERGITVLDLLGNHKQIESFFYSILEEVDVDHQFQDNDAVTFQVLPNRNGLELFISKNVDQDADNNDDQGDASVDVDHPDQVSDQLKEHLLEKDGQKDIFSRMKMPAASETNDVADYLNDDGQPTVSQVVKLHSFEDMVSLARVLHLDSAASNLYQYNGNYYLELIFFTNETSREAIKDDMAVAYEYAERSKLAADVLAEHGDLVMEHSALELTRFYFLGDSAKA is encoded by the coding sequence ATGGAAATGGAACGGATCAACGAAAATACGATTCGCGTGGTTATCGGTAACGATGATTTAAGCGAACGTGGGATTACCGTCCTGGATCTCTTGGGTAATCACAAACAAATCGAAAGTTTCTTCTATAGTATTTTGGAAGAAGTCGATGTTGATCACCAATTTCAGGACAACGATGCGGTGACTTTCCAAGTGTTACCAAATCGCAATGGTCTGGAATTGTTCATCAGTAAGAATGTCGACCAAGATGCCGACAACAACGATGATCAGGGGGATGCGAGCGTCGATGTGGACCACCCCGATCAAGTCTCGGATCAGTTGAAGGAACACTTACTCGAAAAAGATGGCCAAAAGGATATTTTCTCGCGGATGAAGATGCCGGCGGCCAGTGAAACGAACGATGTTGCGGATTACCTGAACGATGACGGCCAACCAACGGTGTCGCAAGTCGTTAAGCTACACTCCTTTGAAGACATGGTGAGCCTGGCGCGGGTGTTGCACTTAGATAGTGCTGCATCTAACCTGTACCAGTACAACGGCAACTACTACTTAGAGCTGATTTTCTTCACCAATGAAACTTCGCGGGAGGCCATCAAGGATGATATGGCTGTGGCGTACGAGTACGCAGAGCGGTCGAAATTAGCCGCTGACGTTCTCGCCGAACACGGTGATCTCGTGATGGAGCATAGCGCTTTAGAACTCACGCGGTTTTACTTTTTAGGAGACAGCGCGAAAGCTTAA